The following are encoded together in the Mustela nigripes isolate SB6536 chromosome 11, MUSNIG.SB6536, whole genome shotgun sequence genome:
- the HSD3B7 gene encoding 3 beta-hydroxysteroid dehydrogenase type 7 isoform X1: protein MGRDGGGAGGRGRCGAARGQRAQPLRWPVAGVAAPGLAAGMAESPEARELVYLVTGGCGFLGEHVVRMLLQREPRLLELRVFDLHLGPWLEELKTGPVQVTAIQGDVTQAHEVAAAVAGAHVVIHTAGLVDVFGRASPETIYEVNVQGTKNVIEACVQTGTRFLVYTSSMEVVGPNIKGHPFYRGDEDTPYEAAHSHPYPCSKAQAEQLVLEANGRAVHGGLPLVTCALRPTGIYGEGHQIMRDFYRQGLRLGGRLFRAIPASVEHGRVYVGNVAWMHVLVARELEQRAALMGGQVYFCYDDSPYKSYEDFNMEFLGPCGLRLVESRLLVPYWLLVLLAALNALLQWLLRPLFLYAPLLNPYTLAVANTTFTVSTDKAQRHFGYVPLFSWEDSRTRTIRWVQAMEGSAQ, encoded by the exons ATGGGGCGGGACGGGGGAGGAGCGGGCGGAAGGGGACGGTGTGGGGCCGCCCGGGGTCAGCGAGCACAGCCCCTCCGGTGGCCGGTGGCCGGTGTGGCTGCCCCGGGACTGGCTGCAG GCATGGCCGAGTCTCCAGAGGCCCGGGAGCTGGTGTACCTGGTCACAGGTGGCTGCGGCTTCCTGGGGGAGCATGTGGTGCGGATGCTTCTGCAGCGGGAACCCCGGCTCTTGGAGCTGCGGGTCTTTGACCTGCACCTGGGTCCCTGGCTGGAGGAGCTGAAGACAG GGCCCGTGCAGGTGACTGCCATCCAGGGGGATGTGACCCAGGCCCACGAGGTGGCAGCGGCTGTGGCTGGAGCCCACGTGGTCATCCACACAGCCGGGCTGGTGGATGTGTTCGGGAGGGCCAGCCCCGAGACCATCTATGAGGTCAACGTACAGG GCACAAAGAACGTGATTGAGGCTTGTGTGCAGACTGGAACACGGTTCCTGGTCTACACGAGCAGCATGGAAGTTGTGGGGCCCAACATCAAAGGCCACCCCTTCTACAG GGGCGACGAGGACACGCCGTATGAAGCAGCGCACAGCCACCCCTATCCTTGCAGCAAGGCACAGGCGGAGCAGCTGGTCCTGGAAGCCAACGGTCGGGCG GTCCATGGGGGGCTGCCCCTGGTGACGTGTGCCCTGCGTCCCACTGGCATCTACGGTGAAGGCCACCAGATCATGAGGGACTTCTACCGCCAAGGCCTTCGCCTGGGGGGTCGGCTCTTCCGGGCCATCCCAGCCTCCGTGGAGCACGGTCGGGTCTACGTGG GCAATGTGGCCTGGATGCACGTGCTGGTGGCCCGGGAGCTGGAGCAGCGAGCGGCACTCATGGGCGGCCAGGTGTACTTCTGCTACGACGACTCGCCCTATAAGAGCTACGAGGACTTCAACATGGAGTTCCTGGGCCCCTGCGGGCTGCGACTCGTGGAGTCCCGCCTGCTGGTACCCTACTGGCTGCTGGTGCTTCTGGCCGCTCTCAACGCCCTGCTGCAGTGGCTGCTGCGGCCCCTGTTTCTCTACGCCCCCCTGCTCAACCCCTACACACTGGCTGTGGCCAACACGACCTTCACTGTGAGCACCGACAAGGCGCAGCGCCACTTCGGCTATGTACCCCTGTTCTCTTGGGAGGACAGCCGGACGCGCACCATCCGCTGGGTGCAGGCCATGGAGGGCTCAGCCCAGTGA
- the HSD3B7 gene encoding 3 beta-hydroxysteroid dehydrogenase type 7 isoform X2 has product MGRDGGGAGGRGRCGAARGQRAQPLRWPVAGVAAPGLAAGMAESPEARELVYLVTGGCGFLGEHVVRMLLQREPRLLELRVFDLHLGPWLEELKTGPVQVTAIQGDVTQAHEVAAAVAGAHVVIHTAGLVDVFGRASPETIYEVNVQGTKNVIEACVQTGTRFLVYTSSMEVVGPNIKGHPFYRGDEDTPYEAAHSHPYPCSKAQAEQLVLEANGRAVHGGLPLVTCALRPTGIYGEGHQIMRDFYRQGLRLGGRLFRAIPASVEHGRVYVEETASVRVGKADVKHTSPAKDRTAVRGAASPQERQCGLDARAGGPGAGAASGTHGRPGVLLLRRLAL; this is encoded by the exons ATGGGGCGGGACGGGGGAGGAGCGGGCGGAAGGGGACGGTGTGGGGCCGCCCGGGGTCAGCGAGCACAGCCCCTCCGGTGGCCGGTGGCCGGTGTGGCTGCCCCGGGACTGGCTGCAG GCATGGCCGAGTCTCCAGAGGCCCGGGAGCTGGTGTACCTGGTCACAGGTGGCTGCGGCTTCCTGGGGGAGCATGTGGTGCGGATGCTTCTGCAGCGGGAACCCCGGCTCTTGGAGCTGCGGGTCTTTGACCTGCACCTGGGTCCCTGGCTGGAGGAGCTGAAGACAG GGCCCGTGCAGGTGACTGCCATCCAGGGGGATGTGACCCAGGCCCACGAGGTGGCAGCGGCTGTGGCTGGAGCCCACGTGGTCATCCACACAGCCGGGCTGGTGGATGTGTTCGGGAGGGCCAGCCCCGAGACCATCTATGAGGTCAACGTACAGG GCACAAAGAACGTGATTGAGGCTTGTGTGCAGACTGGAACACGGTTCCTGGTCTACACGAGCAGCATGGAAGTTGTGGGGCCCAACATCAAAGGCCACCCCTTCTACAG GGGCGACGAGGACACGCCGTATGAAGCAGCGCACAGCCACCCCTATCCTTGCAGCAAGGCACAGGCGGAGCAGCTGGTCCTGGAAGCCAACGGTCGGGCG GTCCATGGGGGGCTGCCCCTGGTGACGTGTGCCCTGCGTCCCACTGGCATCTACGGTGAAGGCCACCAGATCATGAGGGACTTCTACCGCCAAGGCCTTCGCCTGGGGGGTCGGCTCTTCCGGGCCATCCCAGCCTCCGTGGAGCACGGTCGGGTCTACGTGG AGGAAACAGCATCCGTGCGAGTTGGGAAGGCTGACGTAAAACACACGTCACCCGCCAAGGACAGGACGGCAGTCAGGGGAGCGGCATCTCCCCAGGAGAG GCAATGTGGCCTGGATGCACGTGCTGGTGGCCCGGGAGCTGGAGCAGCGAGCGGCACTCATGGGCGGCCAGGTGTACTTCTGCTACGACGACTCGCCCTATAA